In Callospermophilus lateralis isolate mCalLat2 chromosome 4, mCalLat2.hap1, whole genome shotgun sequence, one genomic interval encodes:
- the C4H8orf48 gene encoding uncharacterized protein C8orf48 homolog: protein MAHLSDETAGSFTDEVESSGSLSPSGGQQSWPSSSGTESDDGKLAASLQEQTKQSELSDFKNNEKNLTQKWINYLKDKKTNYEQNQPETKLQTEINGLSNEELNALQSFCTTKINLIHQRVDSKKKSNRHKKLQFRCDPEPSEINALTCTVPDELLNRIYFENVRTTLKQVASAKQHITSQCPNCIRKKAELAQSAFLKQKKTLLESVLLQEKVDEHLHTTDFLTHVGEAHQGLPRLSDDPKIIWKRLKEKTQTGYSCFERSDTKQKM, encoded by the coding sequence ATGGCTCACCTTTCTGATGAAACGGCGGGGTCCTTTACTGATGAGGTAGAGAGTTCTGGTTCTCTCAGCCCCTCTGGAGGACAGCAGTCCTGGCCCAGCTCCTCTGGGACAGAATCGGATGATGGAAAACTGGCTGCAAGCTTGCAAGAACAAACCAAGCAATCCGAGCTTTCTGACTTCAAAAATAACGAAAAGAATTTGACTCAAAAATGGATCAACTATCTCAAGGACAAAAAAACTAACTATGAACAAAACCAACCGGAGACTAAACTTCAAACAGAAATCAATGGACTGTCCAACGAGGAATTGAATGCCCTGCAGTCTTTTTGCACCACTAAGATAAACTTGATCCATCAAAGAGTGGACTCTAAAAAGAAGAGCAACAGACACAAAAAGCTGCAGTTTAGATGCGATCCAGAGCCTTCAGAAATCAATGCCTTAACATGTACTGTTCCGGATGAACTTTTAAACAGAATCTATTTTGAAAATGTGAGGACAACACTAAAACAGGTGGCATCAGCAAAGCAACACATTACTTCACAGTGTCCCAACTGTATTAGGAAAAAAGCAGAGCTGGCTCAGTCTGCCTTCCTAAAGCAAAAGAAGACTTTACTGGAGTCAGTTCTCCTCCAAGAGAAAGTAGATGAACATCTTCATACCACAGACTTTCTCACCCATGTTGGAGAAGCACATCAGGGTCTTCCCAGGCTTTCAGATGACCCTAAAATAATCTGGAAAAGACTGAAAGAGAAAACTCAGACTGGATACtcctgttttgaaagatcagatACCAAGCAGAAGATGTAG